One genomic window of Ornithorhynchus anatinus isolate Pmale09 chromosome 12, mOrnAna1.pri.v4, whole genome shotgun sequence includes the following:
- the PDGFRA gene encoding platelet-derived growth factor receptor alpha has protein sequence MGPSPWTCLILGYLLSGLRRGACQPPFPTIVPDEEELVVSLHMSFSLRCTGDSEVSWQFPTLDDGSPGVSVRSEENNSGSFVAVLEVANASAVHTGLYTCYYNHTQTQEAEAEGRDVYVYVPDPDVAFVPSVMVDHFIVVEEDDSTVIPCRSTDPQARVTLHASDGKEVSAFYDSRQGFLGHFDMGSYTCETTIRGRKFQTLEFNVYTLRATPEIVVEMEAPKTVYKTGETIVVTCAVLDNEVVDFQWNYPGKVRDKGIIKLDEIKVPSIKLVYTLTVPEATAKDGGDYECAARHATKEAKQIKKVTITVHERGFVRLQPGFGPVEAVNLHEVRHFGVELEAYPPPRVSWLKNDVSLTENLTEITTSLEKIQEIRYQSKLKLIRAKEEDSGHYTIVVQNEDDIMNYTFELLVQVPASILDLVDDHHGSAGGQTVRCVAEGTPLPDVDWMVCRDIKKCNNETSWTLLTANASDIAVEAHVGDRDTMESQVTFQQVEETLAVRCLAKNHLGAVTRELKLVAPALRSELTVAAAVLVLLVIVIVSLIVLVIIWKQKPRYEIRWRVIESISPDGHEYIYVDPMQLPYDSRWEFPRDGLVLGRILGSGAFGKVVEGTAYGLSRSQPVMKVAVKMLKPTARSSEKQALMSELKIMTHLGPHLNIVNLLGACTKSGPIYIITEYCFYGDLVNYLHKNRDNFLTRHPEKTKKELDIFGMSPADESTRSYVILSFENNGDYMDMKQADATQYVSMLERKESSKYSDIQRSLYNRPASYKKKSVSDSEVTDLLSDDGSEGLGLLDLLSFTYQVSRGMEFLASKNCVHRDLAARNVLLAQGKIVKICDFGLARDIMHDSNYVSKGSTFLPVKWMAPESIFDNLYTTLSDVWSYGILLWEIFSLGGTPYPGMMVDSTFYNKIKSGYRMAKPDHATSEVYEIMVKCWNSEPEKRPSFYHLSEIVESLLPGHYKKSYEKIHRDFLKSDHPAVARMRVESDEPYVGVTYKNEEKLKEWESGLDEQRLSADSGYIIPLPDLEPGLEDELGKRNRHSSQTSEESAIETGSSSSTFVKREDETIEDIDLMDDDIGIDSSDLVEDSFL, from the exons ATGGGTCCTTCCCCATGGACATGCCTGATCTTGGGGTATCTGCTGTCAG GGCTACGACGCGGGGCCTGCCAGCCCCCGTTTCCCACCATCGTGCCGGACGAGGAGGAGCTGGTGGTGTCCCTGCACATGTCCTTCTCCCTGCGGTGCACCGGGGACAGCGAGGTCAGCTGGCAGTTCCCCACGCTGGACGATGGGAGCCCCGGCGTGTCCGTCCGCAGTGAGGAGAACAACAGCGGCTCCTTCGTGGCCGTGCTGGAGGTGGCCAACGCCTCGGCCGTGCACACCGGCCTCTACACCTGCTATTACAACCACACGCAGACCCAGGAGGCCGAGGCCGAAGGCCGGGATGTCTACGTCTACGTGCCTG ACCCCGACGTCGCCTTCGTGCCCTCGGTCATGGTCGACCACTTCATCGTCGTGGAGGAAGACGATTCCACCGTGATCCCCTGTCGCTCCACCGACCCGCAGGCGCGGGTGACCCTGCACGCCAGCGACGGCAAGGAGGTCTCTGCCTTCTACGACAGCCGCCAAGGTTTCCTGGGTCACTTCGACATGGGGTCCTACACGTGCGAGACGACCATCCGCGGCAGGAAGTTCCAGACCCTCGAGTTCAACGTCTACACCTTGCGAG CCACCCCGGAGATCGTCGTGGAGATGGAGGCCCCGAAGACGGTGTACAAGACGGGCGAGACCATCGTGGTCACCTGCGCCGTCCTGGACAACGAGGTGGTCGATTTCCAGTGGAACTACCCGGGGAAGGTG AGGGACAAGGGCATCATCAAGCTGGACGAGATTAAGGTCCCGTCCATCAAGCTGGTGTACACCCTGACGGTGCCCGAGGCCACGGCCAAGGACGGCGGCGATTACGAGTGTGCTGCCCGCCACGCCACCAAGGAGGCGAAGCAGATAAAGAAGGTCACCATCACCGTCCACG aGAGAGGCTTCGTCCGGCTCCAGCCCGGCTTCGGCCCCGTGGAGGCCGTGAACCTGCACGAGGTCCGGCATTTTGGCGTGGAGCTGGAGGCCTACCCCCCGCCCAGGGTGTCCTGGCTGAAGAACGACGTGTCGCTCACCGAGAACCTGACCGAGATCACCACCAGCCTGGAGAAGATCCAGGAGATCAG GTATCAGAGCAAGCTGAAGCTAATCCGAGCAAAGGAGGAAGACAGTGGGCACTACACAATCGTGGTGCAAAACGAGGATGATATTATGAACTACACCTTTGAGCTGCTGGTTCAAG tGCCGGCCTCCATCTTGGATCTGGTGGACGACCACCATGGCTCGGCGGGGGGCCAGACCGTCCGCTGTGTCGCCGAAGGGACGCCGCTGCCCGACGTCGACTGGATGGTTTGCAGGGACATTAAAAA atGCAACAACGAGACCTCGTGGACCCTCCTCACCGCCAACGCGTCCGACATCGCCGTGGAGGCCCACGTGGGTGACAGGGACACGATGGAGAGTCAGGTGACCTTCCAGCAGGTGGAGGAGACGCTGGCGGTGCGCTGCTTGGCCAAGAACCACCTTGGGGCCGTGACGCGGGAGCTGAAGCTGGTGGCCCCTG CCCTGCGCTCTGAGTTGACCGTGGCTGCTGCCGTCCTGGTGCTCCTGGTGATCGTCATCGTCTCCCTCATCGTGCTGGTCATCATCTGGAAACAG AAGCCGCGCTATGAGATCCGATGGCGGGTCATCGAGTCCATCAGCCCGGACGGCCACGAGTATATCTACGTGGACCCGATGCAGCTCCCCTACGACTCGCGCTGGGAGTTTCCGAGGGACGGGCTGGTGCTGG GCCGAATCCTTGGGTCCGGAGCATTTGGGAAGGTGGTGGAAGGCACTGCATACGGGCTGAGCCGCTCCCAGCCCGTGATGAAGGTGGCCGTGAAAATGTTAAAAC CCACGGCTCGATCCAGCGAGAAGCAGGCCCTCATGTCGGAGCTGAAGATCATGACGCATCTGGGCCCCCATCTGAACATCGTGAACCTCCTGGGGGCCTGCACCAAATCAG GACCCATCTACATCATCACCGAGTACTGCTTCTACGGCGACCTGGTCAACTACCTGCACAAGAACCGCGATAACTTCCTGACTCGCCACCCGGAGAAGACGAAGAAAGAGCTGGACATCTTCGGCATGAGCCCTGCCGACGAGAGCACCAGGAG CTACGTCATCCTCTCATTTGAAAACAACGGGGACTACATGGACATGAAGCAGGCGGACGCCACGCAGTACGTGTCCatgttggagaggaaggagtcgtCCAAGTACTCGGACATCCAGCGATCCCTGTACAACCGGCCGGCCTCCTACAAGAAGAAGTCCGTGTCGG ACTCTGAAGTCACGGACCTCCTGTCGGACGATGGTTCGGAAGGCCTTGGCCTGCTGGACCTGCTGAGCTTTACCTACCAGGTGTCTCGCGGGATGGAGTTCCTAGCTTCGAAAAAC TGCGTCCACCGGGATCTGGCTGCGCGGAACGTCCTGCTGGCCCAAGGGAAGATCGTGAAGATCTGCGACTTCGGGCTGGCGAGGGACATCATGCACGACTCCAACTACGTGTCCAAGGGCAGC ACGTTCCTGCCCGTGAAATGGATGGCCCCGGAGAGCATCTTCGACAACCTGTACACCACGCTGAGTGATGTCTGGTCTTACGGGATCCTGCTGTGGGAGATCTTCTCTCTCG GGGGTACGCCCTACCCGGGCATGATGGTCGACTCCACCTTCTACAACAAGATCAAGAGCGGCTACCGCATGGCCAAGCCGGACCACGCCACCAGCGAGGT gtaCGAGATCATGGTCAAGTGCTGGAACAGCGAACCCGAGAAGAGACCGTCCTTCTACCACCTGAGCGAGATCGTGGAGAGCCTGCTGCCCGGCCACTACAAGAAG AGCTACGAGAAAATCCACCGGGACTTCCTGAAGAGCGACCACCCGGCCGTGGCCCGGATGAGAGTTGAGAGCGACGAGCCGTACGTGGGGGTCACCTACAAGAACGAGGAGAAGCTCAAGGAGTGGGAGAGCGGCTTGGACGAGCAGAGGCTCAGCGCCGACAGCGGCTACATCATCCCTCTGCCGGACCTCGAACCCGGCCTGGAGGACGAACTCGGCAAGAGGAACCGGCACAG CTCCCAGACGTCCGAGGAGAGCGCCATCGAGACGGGCTCCAGCAGCTCGACCTTCGTCAAGAGGGAGGACGAGACCATCGAGGACATCGACCTGATGGATGACGACATCGGCATCGACTCGTCGGACCTGGTGGAGGACAGCTTCCTGTag